A genomic window from Triticum urartu cultivar G1812 chromosome 7, Tu2.1, whole genome shotgun sequence includes:
- the LOC125522307 gene encoding serine/threonine-protein phosphatase PP2A-1 catalytic subunit produces the protein MPSHSDLDRQISQLRDCKFLPDAEVKALCEQAKAILMEEWNVQPVRCPVTVCGDIHGQFYDLIELFRIGGDTPDTNYLFMGDYVDRGYYSVETVSLLVALKVRYRDRITILRGNHESRQITQVYGFYDECLRKYGNANVWKYFTDLFDYLPLTALIENQVFCLHGGLSPSLDTLDNIRSLDRIQEVPHEGPMCDLLWSDPDDRCGWGISPRGAGYTFGQDIAQQFNHTNGLSLISRAHQLVMEGFNWAQEKNVVTVFSAPNYCYRCGNMAAILEIGENMDQNFLQFDPAPRQIEPDTTRKTPDYFL, from the exons ATGCCGTCGCACTCGGATCTGGACCGGCAGATCTCGCAGCTGCGGGACTGCAAGTTCCTGCCGGACGCCGAGGTCAAGGCGCTCTGCGAGCAGGCCAAGGCGATCCTCATGGAGGAGTGGAACGTGCAGCCCGTGCGCTGCCCCGTCACCGTCTGCGGCGACATCCACGGCCAGTTCTACGACCTCATCGAGCTCTTCCGCATCGGGGGCGACACCCCCGACACCAACTACCTTTTCATGGGCGACTACGTCG ACCGTGGCTACTATTCAGTGGAGACTGTTTCATTATTAGTGGCTCTCAAAGTTCGTTATAGAGACAGAATCACAATATTGAGAGGAAATCACGAGAGCCGACAAATCACTCAAGT GTATGGCTTCTATGATGAATGCTTACGAAAGTACGGAAATGCAAATGTCTGGAAGTACTTCACAGATTTGTTTGATTATTTGCCTCTCACAGCTCTTATAGAAAACCAG GTGTTTTGCCTCCATGGTGGTCTCTCTCCATCATTAGATACATTGGACAATATTCGTTCTCTTGATCGCATACAAGAG GTCCCGCATGAAGGACCTATGTGTGATCTTTTGTGGTCTGATCCTGATGACCGATGCGGGTGGGGAATTTCACCAAGAGGAGCAGGCTACACATTTGGACAAGATATAGCACAACAATTTAACCATACAAATGGTCTTAGCCTTATTTCAAGGGCCCATCAACTTGTGATGGAAGGGTTCAATTGGGCACAG GAGAAGAATGTTGTCACAGTTTTCAGTGCGCCAAACTACTGTTACCGGTGTGGTAACATGGCTGCGATTCTCGAAATTGGGGAGAACATGGATCAGAACTTCCTCCAATTCGATCCAGCGCCGCGGCAAATCGAGCCAGACACAACGCGCAAGACCCCCGACTACTTTTTGTAA
- the LOC125521124 gene encoding putative F-box/FBD/LRR-repeat protein At5g44950: protein MEMEAATPIPKKRRSEVPGSNQPEEISSHEPAAAAMEAPESDIRESPTPGAGGAEDGVGHISGLPDAVLGDIISLLPTAEGARTQTLASRWWRRLWRSAPLNLDYYDLPAEGDVLIRLISQILSADAGSGRQLCISAHHLYHHAATVDAWLRSAGLSNLQELEFCCAGYRPVLPAATASTFRLSSSLRLATFSQCRFPDSIIQVLHFPQLKQLTLGEVGISEGSLQSVIVGCPVLESMLLSHCIGFSCIRVCSPNLRTIGVRVGYRSKLVGISIEDAPCLQRLLQLGLTRGLDISIISAPNLETVGRLRYDDTYGFSFKGFPTLFPVVAHTVKTLSIVVVPLSVDMVLDLMCCFPCLEKLYIQICSSGRKNLWRRKHQSHIKCLDIRLKKVVLANYRGTLSDVNFAMLFVLNAKMLELLRFEVQGCCDEELIERQRRLLQLGNRASRGARFVFTKNTCLRKLEDIKHVRYLSVADPFEC, encoded by the exons ATGGAGATGGAGGCGGCGACTCCTATTCCCAAGAAGAGGAGGTCGGAGGTGCCCGGAAGCAACCAACCGGAGGAAATCTCGAGCCACgagccggcggcggcggccatggaGGCGCCCGAATCCGACATCCGAGAATCACCGACGCCTGGAGCTGGAGGAGCAGAAGACGGCGTCGGCCACATCAGCGGACTGCCCGACGCCGTCCTCGGCgacatcatctccctcctcccgacCGCTGAGGGCGCCCGCACCCAAACCCTCGCCTCCCGGTGGTGGCGCCGCCTCTGGCGCTCCGCTCCTCTCAATCTCGACTACTACGACCTCCCCGCCGAAGGTGACGTTCTGATACGCCTCATTTCCCAGATCCTCTCCGCCGACGCTGGCTCCGGCCGCCAATTGTGCATCTCCGCGCACCATCTCTACCACCACGCCGCCACCGTGGATGCCTGGCTCCGGTCTGCTGGTCTCAGCAACCTCCAGGAGCTCGAGTTCTGCTGCGCCGGTTATCGACCGGTACTGCCGGCGGCGACAGCGTCCACCTTCCGTCTCTCGTCCAGCCTCCGTCTAGCCACATTCAGCCAATGCCGCTTCCCTGACAGCATCATCCAGGTGCTTCACTTCCCCCAGCTCAAGCAGCTCACGCTTGGAGAGGTCGGCATCTCGGAAGGTTCTCTGCAGAGCGTCATCGTCGGCTGCCCTGTCCTGGAATCCATGCTTCTTAGCCACTGCATTGGCTTCAGCTGCATTCGGGTCTGCTCCCCAAACCTTAGAACCATTGGCGTGCGTGTTGGATACCGAAGCAAGTTAGTGGGAATATCTATTGAGGATGCCCCTTGTCTCCAAAGGTTGCTCCAACTTGGCTTAACTAGGGGCTTGGACATATCGATAATATCAGCGCCCAACCTGGAGACCGTGGGCCGCCTTCGCTACGATGACACTTACGGCTTCAGCTTTAAG GGATTTCCTACTCTGTTCCCTGTGGTGGCACACACCGTCAAGACTTTATCTATCGTTGTTGTTCCTCTCAGTGTGGATATGGTTCTTGATCTCATGTGTTGCTTTCCCTGCTTGGAGAAGTTGTATATCCAG ATATGTTCGTCGGGGAGAAAGAATTTGTGGCGTCGTAAACACCAGAGTCACATCAAATGCCTTGACATCCGTCTCAAGAAAGTCGTGTTGGCAAATTATCGAGGCACCCTGTCAGATGTTAACTTTGCCATGCTCTTTGTGCTGAATGCTAAGATGCTAGAGTTATTAAGATTTGAGGTTCAAGGCTGCTGCGACGAAGAGCTCATTGAAAGGCAGCGCAGGTTGCTTCAGCTTGGGAACAGGGCTTCCAGAGGTGCTCGGTTTGTTTTCACAAAAAATACATGTCTCCGCAAACTTGAGGACATCAAGCATGTGCGCTATTTGTCTGTAGCTGACCCCTTTGAATGCTGA